The following nucleotide sequence is from Gemmatimonadota bacterium.
AGCTGTCCGAAGTCGATCCCCTGCGCATTGATACGAAAGTCGATCGGGTGTGTGGACCCGGCCCAGAGCCCGAACAGAATGAACAACCCGAGCGCGGCGATCTTGATCACCGAGGAAATGTTGGTGATGTATTTGCTGAAGGTCACGCCGCGGTAGTTCACCACCGTGAGCAGGAGGACAAGGACGAGCGCGGTGAGGTGCCCGGCGGAGAGGGTGTACGGGAAGGTCCAGCCAGGCAGGGCGATTTCGGTTTCGAAGAATACGTTGGTCATCCCGAGCGCGGGGATGAAATAGCCCGCATATTCGGCGAATCCCACGCCGAGGGCGGCGATGATGCCGGTCAGGTACATAGTGAACGATACCCACCCGAACAGGAATCCGCAGAACGGGCTGTAGGCTTCCCGGAGGTAGACGTACTGGCCGCCTGCACGGGGCATGGCGGCGCCGAGCTCACCGTAGGCCAGCGCGCCGGCGAGGGCGTGAAGGCCACCGAACAGCCAGGCAAGGAGAATGAGCGACGCGGATGGTATGCCCCGGGCCATCAGGCCGGTCGTAAGGAAGATCCCCGATCCGATCACGATGCCGATGATGATCATCGTGGTGTCGAAAAGGCCAAGCTGGCGGACCAGGCCAGTCTTTTCTTTTTGATCGCTCGGAATTGCCATATATTGAGGGTAGAAGTCGCTCCGCGGGGCAGCCGCATCGAACGGGTGCGGTTATCGCTGGCGCGGGCAAGGAGAAGTCGAAAACGAACGTCCATTTTACCGGTACGATCCGCCGAAGTCAAGACGGGACTGGGCAGGACCGGGCGAGACCAGACAGGACCAGTCGGAACCGGCAGGTCCGCAAAGCGGAAAGGGAACCCCGAGTTGAACGATTCGGCGATGGAACTCATCGACGCCACGACCTACCCCATTCACCGGCCCGGATCGGCCGCGTACCGCACGCTGGTCGCCAGATGCAGGGACGACCTGGCGGCGCAAAGTGCCTGCCTGCTGCCGGGCTTCGTCACGGAGGAAGCGCGGGTGCGCATGGTGGCCGAGGTGGACCGCGCCGCCCCGGACGCCTTTACATGCCGGAAACCCCATAACGTCTTCCTGGAAGAACACGACGACGCCTTTCCGCCCGACCACCCGCGGCGGAGGCCCCAGGCTACGGAACTGGATTCTGTCGCCTTCGACCAGTTCCGACCCACCGACAGCCTGCACCGCCTGTACGTCTGGGATCCGCTCCTGACCTTTGTCGCCGACGTACTCCGCAAGGAACACTACTACCGGATGGCGGACCCGCTGGCCGCGCTGACTGTAAACGTCATGCGCGAGGGGCAGAATCACGGCTGGCATTTCGACGAATCCGAGGCGACGACCACCCTGATGCTGCAGGCGCCCGAAACAGGCGGCGTTTTCGAGTACGCCCCGGACGTGCGTCCCGCGGACGGAGACGGCTACGAGATCGTGGACCAGGTGCTGCGCGGCAGCTACTCCGACATTCGCACGCTCGCGGTGGAACCCGGCACGCTCATCCTCTTCGTCGGCTCCCGGTCCATGCACCAGGTGACTCCCGTCGAGGGGCCGTTGACCCGGTACGTCGCCGTGTTCTGCTACAAGGACCGGCCCAATGTCCGCAACAGCCGGGAGGTACAGGAGCTTTTCTATGGACGCACGGCCTGAGGGAGGCGGACCATTGCACACCGTGATCGTTGGGAACGGCGTAACCGGCGTAACGGCCGCCACGCGGCTCAGGCAGCTCCAGCCGGACTGGAAGATCACGCTGGTATCGGGTGAATCGGCTTTCCACTATTCCCGCCCCGCCCTCATGTACATCTTCATGGGGCACATGACCTACGAGGCGACGAAGCCCTTCGAGGACCGTTTCTGGCGCGACCAGCGCCTGGATTTGGTCAGGGACTGGGTCACCGGCATCGATATCGAGGACAAGCAGCTCGTGCTGCACCGGAACGGACGGCTGCCCTATGACCGGCTGCTGATCGCCACCGGTGCCAAGTCGAACAAGTTCGGCTGGCCGGGGCAGGATCTCGAGGGCGTTCAGGGCCTGTACAACCTGAAAGACCTGCGCCAGCTGTACAAGAACGTGGAGCGGACCCGCCAGGCGGTTATCGTCGGCGGAGGGCTGATCGGCATCGAACTGGCCGAGATGCTCCACTCGAGGCACATCCACGTCACTTTTCTCATCCGCGAGCCGTCTTACTGGTGCAACATCCTGCCCATGGAGGAGTCGGGCATGATCAACCGGTTGATCGAGGAGCAGGGCATCGGCCTGATCCGGGAGACCAACCTGAAGGAGATCGTGGACGACGGCTCGGGCAGGGTCGAAGCGGTCGTCACCGAATTCGACGACCGGATCGACTGCCAGCTCGTCGGCCTGACGCCGGGCGTTTCACCCAATACGGACCTGGTCAAGTCGACCCCCATCGAAACCGGCCGGGGCGTCCTGGTTGACCATTCCTTCCGCACCAACATCCCCGACATCTACGCCGCCGGAGACTGCGCGGAAATCGTCAGCCGGAACGGAGGCCGCAACCTGATCCAGCAGGTCTGGTATACGGGCAAGAAGCAGGGCAAGGCCGCCGGTGAGGTGCTGGCCGGGGAGGATACGGCATACGATCCGGGGATCTGGTTCAATTCGGCCAAGTTCTTCGACCTGGAGTACCAGACCTACGGCATGATACTGAGCACGCCCCAACCCGGCGAGCAGCACCTTTACTGGGAACATCCCTCCCACCGCCACGCCGTCCGCGTCGTCGGCGCCGACGGCTGCATCAAGGCCTTCAATTTCATGGGAATACGCGCCCGCCACGAGGTGTGCGAACGCTGGATCGCCGAGCGGCGCACTCTGGAGTACGTCCTGGACCACATGGAGGAAGCCAACTTCGATCCGGAGTTTTTCGTCCACCACGAGACGGAAATCGTTCGCTCGTTAAAGGAGCAACTCGCATGAGCACAACGCCCGCTGGAACGACGTTGATCGACCCGGAGACCATTGCGTACTTCTACGACGAAGAGGCCGACGGTTTCGGCGAGCCCGCCTCCGCGGCCGAAGCACCGAGGAACCCGGGCTTGATGGTCTCCGCCGGCGTGATCGGACTGGGTTGCCTCGCCCTCGCCGTCTCCCTGCTCGGCAGTATGCCCCTCGCGGGCACCTGGATGCCCTTCCTGCTCTCCTTCGGCCTGTTGTCGTCCGGTGCGATCGGTTATGCCTGGTTCGCCTACAAGGATACCGTGCCCGGTATCAAGCACGACGGCATCATGTTCGGAAACACCACGCACCGCGGCGCGATCGCCTGGGCGCTGGGCATCGCGCTCACCGGATTCTACGTCGTGCTGTACTGGTGGCCGGAATACCTGGCGCGCGCCATCGCGCTCGTCGAGCCGCTGTCGCTGGCCCTGTCGGGACAACCGGCGAACCAGTGGTTTCTCTACGGGTTTCTCTACACCATGGCCGTGGTGCTCTTCGGATTCCGCATGTTCATGCGGTACCGCCACAACCGCTACCACATCATCCGGACCATTTCGGTCATGTTCTTTCAACTGGTGCTGGCCTTCGTCCTGCCCCATTTACTCCGCGCTCTGAACGAACCGGAGTTCTATTTCAGCTATTTCTGGCCGCTGAAGTACGATTACCTGTTTCCCGGCACCGTGGATTACCTCGTCAACAGTCCGGGCGCACTGGGTTCTTTCATGGTGTTCTGGGGCGCGGTCTGCTCCTTCATCGCCACGCCCGTCCTGACCTACTACTACGGCAAGCGGTGGTATTGCTCGTGGGTATGCGGCTGCGGCGGACTCGCCGAGACCCTCGGCGATCCGTGGCGGCACCTGACGCCCAAGTCGACGGTGTCGTGGAAGATCGAACGGGCGATCATCTACGCCGTGCTGCTTCTGATCATCCTGACGACGGCGGTGCTCTGGGTGAGCAGCACGTCCGAAGGCGCACTGAGCAGCATTTCCGCCCCGCTGCAGCAATGGTACGGTTTCTATATCGGCGCCGTCTTCGCGGGCGTCATCGGTGTGGGGTTCTATCCCGTCCTCGGAAACCGGGTCTGGTGCCGATTCGGATGCCCGATGGCCGCAGTGCTCGGTATCATCCAGCGGTTCTTCTCCCGCTTCCGCATCACGACCAACGGCGGCCAGTGCATGTCCTGCGGCAACTGTACCACCTATTGCGAAATGGGCATCGACGTGCGCGCCTACGCCGAACGCGGCGAGAACATCGTCCGGTCTTCCTGCGTGGGATGCGGGGTCTGTTCGGCCGTATGTCCCCGCGGCGTGCTCAAGCTCGAGAACGGCACGTCCCACGGCGACCGGTACCCCGGGTCGGACAAACCGCTGGGTGCTCTTTCTACGGCCGTCAGCAAGGGCGCCCGGGTGTACGGCGACCGCGACGGATACGTCTGAGGCGGAGACACCCGACGACCGGCCGGCGTGCATACCGGCCCGGCCGGCACTCACCTGACCAGGAAGATCACCACCGCGACCGTGACGATGCTGCAGACGGTGGACAGGAACACGGCGTTTGCCGCGAAGTCCTCCCTGCTGCCGAATTCCATGGCGATCAGCACGGTGTTGATCGCGGTGGGATAACTCGTGGACACCACCAGGATCGAGGCGATCCTGGGATCGATGTCCAGCAGGAGCACGAGTCCGTAGCCGATCAGGGGGGAAATCACCAGGCGGCATACGAGGGACGCCAGGCTGGCCTGCCACGCGTCCGTGATGCGGGTCCTGGCCAGCTGCATGCCCAGGGTGACCAGGGCCATGGGAACGAGCGCCTCGGCCAGGTATTCGATGGGAAGCCAGACGAAGCCGGGAAGTTCCAGGCCGAAGTTCCGGATGGCGAAGGCCAGGATCAGCGCGTATACGAAGGGCATCTTGAAAGACTGCAGGAACGCCTTCCGGGCCGAAATACGGCCGACCGAGACGAAGAACAGCCCCAGGGTGAACACGAGAAAGTTCTGGACGGCCAGGACGATGGACTGCACGGCCAGGCCCAGGGTGGGAAAGGCCAGTTCGCTTGCCGGAAAGCCATAGTTGCCGCTGTTGTAGTACATCACCGACAGGCTGAAGGCCTGCTTCATGTCCTTCCGATACCGCATGATCAGGGAACCGGCCAGGCTCAGGACATAGAGCGCGACCAGCATGAGCAGGCAGAACACGCTGGTATCCCAGACGAAATCGGCGGAGAGTTCGGACTGGGTCAGGGATACGACGAGGGTCGCGGGCATGACCAGGTACAGCAGGATCCGCGTCAGGGCCTGCATATCGAAATGCCATTTCTTTTGAAACAGATAACCGAGGGAGATGAGGACGAAAATCGGGGCGATGATGTCGAGCAGGATGTTCAGGAATGGCATTGGGTCGCCGGGGATGGGATTCGGATGGACTCGCGCGCGTGCGTCGTTCGGCCGTCAGCCGCCGAAGGGATCGAAGCGGCCGTCCGCCGCCGTCCACCCGCCGTCGACGAATAGGACGGAACCGGTGGTGTAGGAACTGGCGTCCGAAGCCAGGTAGAGGACGGCGCCCGCGATTTCTTCGGGCCTGGCCCATCGCCGGAGCATCGTCTTGTCGGCGTACGCGCCGTACCATTCCGGATGCTGCTTGATCTGGGCAGTCAGCGGCGTGTCCACCACGCCCGGGGCAATGGCGTTGGCCCGCACGCCCCGGTCGGCGAGTTCGGCCGCCAGCGCGCGGATCATGAGCACCACGCCGGATTTCGTCGCGGCGTAGACGCCCTGGCCGGGCTCTACGACCTGTGACCGGATACTCGAGAAGACGATGATACTGCCCCCTCCGTTCTCGGACATGGACCGGGCGACTTCGCGCACCAGGCGGAAGGTGCCTTTCAGGTTGAGGTCGACGACGCGGTCGTACTCCTCGTCGGTGTACTCGAGGAGCGGTTTGCGAATGTTGACGCCGGGCGTGCTGACGAGGACGTCCGGGGGTGCAATCCGGTCGAGCACGCGCTGTATATGGTCCGTATCGCACATGTCCAGCGTTGCCGCTTCGGCCGATCCGCCGTCCTTGCGAATCTCCTCTAGGACGGATTCCGCCGCTTCCTGCCGTACATCCGCGCAGACCACGTGGGCGCCGAACTGGGCCAGGCACCGGGCCGAACTCCTGCCTATGCCGCTTCCACCGCCGACGACCAGCGCATTGCGGCCGGTCAAATCGAAGAGGCTTCTGTAGTCAGTCATACCGTGGTCCGGATGATGGACGTCTGCGTCCTGAGCGGTATAAGTTCTTGCGCGATTTACCACGTCCTCGCGACCGTCAATCCAATGGGTTGCATTGGCTTTATCCGGCCAGCCCACTATCTTAAGACGGGGGCCGGCCCCTGTCAAGATGTTCGGCCCGGGGCCCCGACGGGCGTATCCGGGTCCCGGGATGTGTCGCGCCGTGTGCAGGGTCGGCGCAGTCAACATTGTCTGGAGAAAGTAAATGACCGGTAAGACGCTCATCGTCGCAAATCCCACATCGGGCAGTGGACGCGGCTTGAGATACGCGGAGCGGGTGCGGGATCTGTTGACCGCGAAACTTGCGGACGTCGAGATCCGCCCTACCTCAGCCCGGGGCGAAGCGGAGGCATTCGCGGCGGAAGCGGTGCACGCGGGATATGCATGTGTCGCCGCATGCGGGGGCGACGGAACCGTCCACGAGGTGGTGAACGGGCTGGCCGGAACGGACGTCGCCCTCGGCATCCTGCCCTGCGGACGCGGCAACGATTTCGCCAGGGCGATGCAGATACCGTCCGCACCCGAGAAGGCCGCATCCGTCCTGCTGCAGGGCCATGTCCGTCCCTTCGACCTGGGCAGGGTGAACGACCGGTACTTCGCGACGGTGGTGACGCTGGGATTCGATTCGGAGGTGGCCAGGCTGGTGTACGAAGGGCAGGT
It contains:
- a CDS encoding 2OG-Fe(II) oxygenase, with amino-acid sequence MNDSAMELIDATTYPIHRPGSAAYRTLVARCRDDLAAQSACLLPGFVTEEARVRMVAEVDRAAPDAFTCRKPHNVFLEEHDDAFPPDHPRRRPQATELDSVAFDQFRPTDSLHRLYVWDPLLTFVADVLRKEHYYRMADPLAALTVNVMREGQNHGWHFDESEATTTLMLQAPETGGVFEYAPDVRPADGDGYEIVDQVLRGSYSDIRTLAVEPGTLILFVGSRSMHQVTPVEGPLTRYVAVFCYKDRPNVRNSREVQELFYGRTA
- a CDS encoding NAD(P)/FAD-dependent oxidoreductase, translating into MHTVIVGNGVTGVTAATRLRQLQPDWKITLVSGESAFHYSRPALMYIFMGHMTYEATKPFEDRFWRDQRLDLVRDWVTGIDIEDKQLVLHRNGRLPYDRLLIATGAKSNKFGWPGQDLEGVQGLYNLKDLRQLYKNVERTRQAVIVGGGLIGIELAEMLHSRHIHVTFLIREPSYWCNILPMEESGMINRLIEEQGIGLIRETNLKEIVDDGSGRVEAVVTEFDDRIDCQLVGLTPGVSPNTDLVKSTPIETGRGVLVDHSFRTNIPDIYAAGDCAEIVSRNGGRNLIQQVWYTGKKQGKAAGEVLAGEDTAYDPGIWFNSAKFFDLEYQTYGMILSTPQPGEQHLYWEHPSHRHAVRVVGADGCIKAFNFMGIRARHEVCERWIAERRTLEYVLDHMEEANFDPEFFVHHETEIVRSLKEQLA
- a CDS encoding 4Fe-4S binding protein; translation: MVSAGVIGLGCLALAVSLLGSMPLAGTWMPFLLSFGLLSSGAIGYAWFAYKDTVPGIKHDGIMFGNTTHRGAIAWALGIALTGFYVVLYWWPEYLARAIALVEPLSLALSGQPANQWFLYGFLYTMAVVLFGFRMFMRYRHNRYHIIRTISVMFFQLVLAFVLPHLLRALNEPEFYFSYFWPLKYDYLFPGTVDYLVNSPGALGSFMVFWGAVCSFIATPVLTYYYGKRWYCSWVCGCGGLAETLGDPWRHLTPKSTVSWKIERAIIYAVLLLIILTTAVLWVSSTSEGALSSISAPLQQWYGFYIGAVFAGVIGVGFYPVLGNRVWCRFGCPMAAVLGIIQRFFSRFRITTNGGQCMSCGNCTTYCEMGIDVRAYAERGENIVRSSCVGCGVCSAVCPRGVLKLENGTSHGDRYPGSDKPLGALSTAVSKGARVYGDRDGYV
- a CDS encoding AEC family transporter, with protein sequence MPFLNILLDIIAPIFVLISLGYLFQKKWHFDMQALTRILLYLVMPATLVVSLTQSELSADFVWDTSVFCLLMLVALYVLSLAGSLIMRYRKDMKQAFSLSVMYYNSGNYGFPASELAFPTLGLAVQSIVLAVQNFLVFTLGLFFVSVGRISARKAFLQSFKMPFVYALILAFAIRNFGLELPGFVWLPIEYLAEALVPMALVTLGMQLARTRITDAWQASLASLVCRLVISPLIGYGLVLLLDIDPRIASILVVSTSYPTAINTVLIAMEFGSREDFAANAVFLSTVCSIVTVAVVIFLVR
- a CDS encoding SDR family oxidoreductase, with the translated sequence MTDYRSLFDLTGRNALVVGGGSGIGRSSARCLAQFGAHVVCADVRQEAAESVLEEIRKDGGSAEAATLDMCDTDHIQRVLDRIAPPDVLVSTPGVNIRKPLLEYTDEEYDRVVDLNLKGTFRLVREVARSMSENGGGSIIVFSSIRSQVVEPGQGVYAATKSGVVLMIRALAAELADRGVRANAIAPGVVDTPLTAQIKQHPEWYGAYADKTMLRRWARPEEIAGAVLYLASDASSYTTGSVLFVDGGWTAADGRFDPFGG
- a CDS encoding diacylglycerol kinase family lipid kinase — translated: MTGKTLIVANPTSGSGRGLRYAERVRDLLTAKLADVEIRPTSARGEAEAFAAEAVHAGYACVAACGGDGTVHEVVNGLAGTDVALGILPCGRGNDFARAMQIPSAPEKAASVLLQGHVRPFDLGRVNDRYFATVVTLGFDSEVARLVYEGQVPFKGTAAYLWGLARMLRVYRGVALRMTGDFGTIDQTVLLAATGNTSTYGGGIRIAPNASPADGALDICLVRMMSAGRILRVFPRVYWGGHLTHPDVFSYRTGSLSMETERPVVLFADGEPVGETPAEIIAAPGALRVACPVPQA